The DNA sequence AAAAACTGGGTCACACCCCACTCTTCACGTTACTATGTCGCTACAGAAGATTTGAAGCAAGAATTTAAAACTATCGGCGTACCACAAGATATTATAAAAGTTACAGGCATTCCTATTTCAGAACAATTTGATGAAGATATTGATAAAGCAGCTTGGATGCGTAAAAATCATTTAGATCCTAACCGTCCGACTATATTAATGTCTGCAGGTGCTTTTGGTGTATCTAAAGGATTTGAAGCAATGATTTCAGATATTTTAGAACGCTCGCCTGAAACGCAAGTTGTCATGGTTTGCGGCAAAAACAAAGAATTAAGACGCAGCTTGAAATATCAATTCAAGACGAACAAAAATGTTTTAATCTTAGGTTACACACATCATATGAACGAATGGATGGCTTCTGCTGACTTAATGGTAACCAAACCAGGCGGTATCACAATTTCAGAAGCTTTAGCACGCAGAGTTCCTATGATTTTCTTAGACCCTGCACCTGGCCAAGAACTTGAAAATGCCTATTACTTTGAAGCTAAAGGTATGGGTAAAGTGGCTGATACGACAGAAGAAGCCATTGCTTTGATTACTTCACTGACACAAGATGAAACAGCGTTAAAAGCGATGTCAGCACGTATGCAAGAATTGAAAGTCAAGTACCCTACCTATAAATTATGCCGAGACCTTTTACATCTATTAGATGAATCTTCACAAGCTGAAGAAATTTATGGAAAGGTACCATTATATGCAAAGCTCTTCCTCAAGTAAATCCAACAATAACTATAAACGTAATTTCATAATTATGTTGTTTATCTTATTCTTTATGGAATTTGCACGCGGTATGTTTGTACTCGGCTACTTGCCTTTCTTGCCTACGGTATCCTCCGTAGCAGTCGGTGTAACGTCTGCGGCAGTTTCAATTCATTATATTTCTGATGCGGCAACGAACTTTGTTGTCGGTTTCTTATTGAAACGTTTTGGAGCGAAGCCGGTCTTAACACTCGGCTTCTTGCTTGCTTTCGGCAGTTTATTCTTAGTCATTTGGTTCCCATATAATCCTATCGTCTTGATTTTAAGTGCAATCTTATTAGGGGTTGCTTCAAGTCCGATTTGGGTCATTATGCTCTCTAGTGTCAGAGACGAATCACGCGGTAAACAAATGGGCCATGTCTATTTCTCATGGCTCTTTGGTTTACTTGCAGGGATGATCGGCATGCTGCTGATTGTGAAAGTCCATCCGACGCATTTCACATTCTTAATGGCACTTGTAGTGTTATTTGCATGGATACTTTACTACTTCGTAAAAATCCGTTTAACCAACTATAAAACACGCCGTCTAAAAGAACAGCTTGCACAAATTAAACGTGTAGCTCATTCCAACGGTGTACTCTTCCCGGGTATTATCTTGCAAGGTGCATCTATCAGTGCATTGGTCCCTATTTTGCCGACTTATGCAACAAAAGTAGTTAAAGTCAGCATGGTAGAATATACCGCTGCTTTAATTATCGGCGGTGTCGGTTGTGCCATTTCAATGCTGTTCTTATCTAAAATCATCGACCATCATGGCAGAAAATTCATGTACAGTGCAATCTTTACCGGCTTTATCCTGTACACACTTGCGATATTCAGCTTATCTATCATTACACAAATTTATATCGTATGGGGTGTAGCACTGTTCATCGGTTTAATGTATGGTTTCTTGCTGCCTGCTTGGAACACCTTTATGAGCAAGTTCATTAAGAAAGATGAACAAGAAGAAACATGGGGTGTTTTCAACAGCATCCAAGGTGTCGGTGCAATGATCGGACCATTAATCGGCGGTATGTTATACCAATTCACCAACAATTTGAATATGACTTTCTATTTCTCAGGCGGTGTCTTTGTTTTCCTAGCTGTATTCTACGGAATTTACTTCTTGCGAATTTCAAAACGAGAACAAACATAATCATAACGCATACAATAAATTAGGCAACCTATTCAATCAGAGCATTGGATAGCTTGCCTTTTTTAATTTCTATTTATAAATGCGTTGCTTTTAACAGTTGAATAATCGCATTCGATGGCATCCCCATGTGTGTCAAAATGAATGCTTTCAATAATTGTACAACGTATTCAACAATATGATCATCCGTATCTTGTTCATAGACGGGCTTTTGTTGACTAGGAAAATAATGCGAGTGATAGTTTCTATAATTTTTTAGGTCCTTATTTAATGAGGTATGATAATTGACGCAATTCCTTAAATAGTTTTGTAAGGGTTCATCTAATCTATAAAGCAGCTCTTTGTATCTTTGAACTAAAGTGGTACCCTTTTTACTTGTAAATCTGCGATGCATCCCTCTTGTTATGAAATCATTGCTAAAATTTGAATAATTAAATCTTTCATAAATTTATCTAGTAGTGGATTTCGAATCTCTTCATTCATCATAGGTAAACTCGTTATCATTAATTGAACTTCTTTATCTTTTAAGTAATTAACTGTTTGAATTATTTCAGCATAATTTCGTCCTAGTCTATCAATAGATTCAACAATTAAGCTCCCTTTCTTAAAAAATTTAATACTTCTTGAAAAACAGGTCTGTTTTCTATAGATTTACCTGATTGTTTTTCTGTGAAAATTTTTTCAGCACCAAAAGATTGCAAATGTCCAATTTGTCTATCTAAATTTTGGTCAATGGTCGAAACTCTTGCATAACCAACTATCATTTTTAACACCCTTTCTCATACACCCTAAATAACATAAATTAGTAACTTGCAAAAGTTGCATTAATAAGTTATAGTTAATACATCGAAAAAAGTTGATGTATTGTTTTAGTATTTTATAAAGGAGTTCGATTTTATGAGAATAAATCATGCAGGTACCCTATCTGTTGATTATTTTGTTAGTTACTTAAATCTAATTATGATATCAAGAGAAGTTTCTTTAAAAGAAGCTATTTCATATATGAAAAATGAGTTTTTTAAAGGAGAATCTGACATGTATGGTAAAATAACAGAATCTCATTTTAATAAAGCAATACAAGAACTCAAACAAAAATAGAAATATCTATATATAAGAGAGGTGATTATTCAATGGAAGTCATTAAGTCCAGTCCTAATAGAACTGAGGAAGAACAATTAGACTTTTATGAACAAATGTTTAATGCGCTCGCTGATAAAATCAGGCTTAAAATTCTACATTCAATACGCCAAAGCGATTCAAAATCTTTATGTGTTTGTGATTTAGAAGAATTATTAGCGTTAAAACAATCTAAACTTTCCTATCATTTAAAAAAATTAGTAGATGCAAATATTCTTATTCCTGAAAAACATGGCACATGGAATTATTATAAAATTAATGAGCAACAAATACAGGTGGTTTTAAATGAAGATACTTGCTGTAAGATACTTTAAGTATCTTCTTTTTAACATAGAATAAATCAACTTTTTTTGATTAATACATCAAGAAAAGTTGATTAAATAAATTCGGAGGCGTTATACTAATGGTAGATTCAATTATGGAATTCATAAAAACATTTCTGATGTTATTTTTTGAATTATTATTACTATTTATAGTAGTGAGTTTTATAGTAAGTCTGATTCAACAAGTTGTTTCAGAAGAAAAAATTAAAAAGCTTTTGAGCAAACCTAATAAAGCCGTCAATTATATATTTGGTATGATAATTGGTGCTGTTACACCATTTTGCTCTTGTTCAACTATTCCAATACTTGCAGGTCTATTAAATTCCAAAGTTCCTTTTGGTCCAGCAATGAGTTTCTTAATTGCTTCACCGTTAATGAATCCATTAAAGATATTTATGTTATGGGCATTATTAGGGTGGAAAGTAGCTGTTGTTTATTTTGCAGTACTAGCAATTTTCAGTATTTTAACAGGCTTAGTATTTTCAAAAATAAATTTAGCTGAAAGTTATAAAGGGGTCAATGTTAAAGGTGATGGATTTTTTGCTAATAAATCAGGATCTCGTTTTAAACAAGCATTAAACGATGCGTGGGCATTTTTATACCCAATGTTACCTTATCTACTTATTGGTGTATTTATTGGTGCCTTTATATACGGATTCATACCTGAAGAATTTATAACTAAGTATGCAAGTGGTACTGGTTTTATATCGGTCTTTATTGCTTCTGTTATAGGTGTCCCTATGTATATCAGACCAGAAACAATGTTACCTATAGCCGAAGCATTAGTATCAAAAGGTATGTCGCTAGGAACAGTAGTTGCATTAATAATTGGTGGTGCTGGCGCGAGTATTCCAGAGGTCGTATTGCTATCTAAGTTATTCAAGAAAAAATTTGTAATATCATTCGTTATCGCAATTTTAGTTGTAGCCATTGCTACAGGACTAATTGTTAATATGATTATTTAAATTTAAGGGGGATAAATTAATGAATCAAGAAACGTCAGTAATTAGCAGATATGGAAATGCTGCAAAAAATCATGAAGAAAACCTATGTTGTCCAGTAGAGTATGATACAAAATATTTGAAAATAATACCAGATGAAATCATAGAAAAAGATTATGGTTGTGGTGATCCCTTAGGCAAGATTAAAGAAGGTGATACTGTTTTAGATTTGGGATCTGGCGGAGGAAAAGTTCCTTATATAGTTTCTCAAATTGTTGGTGAAACAGGTGAAGTTATTGGAGTAGATATGAATGATGATATGTTACACCTTGCTAAAAAATATCAGAATCAAATGATTGAAAGAATAGGTTACGACAATGTTAGTTTTTATAAAGGTAAGATACAAAATTTAAAATTAAACTTAGAAGTACTAGATAGTTATTTACAAGAACACCCTGCTAGCGATTTAGATACTTATCAATCTATCAATCAATATATTGCTTACTTAGAAAATGAAATGACTATGATAAAAGATAATAGCATAGATGTGGTTATATCTAATTGTGTTCTAAACTTAGTTTCAACAGAAGAAAAAGAGTCTCTTTTCAAAGAAATTTATCGTGTTTTAAAAGATGGTGGTAAGGCTGTTATTTCAGATATCGTTTCTAATATGGAAGTGCCAGAGAAATTGAGGCAAGATAAAGACTTGTGGAGTGGTTGTTATTCAGGTGCTATTGAAGAAAAGTCTTTTGTTGAAGCTTTCGAAAATGTTGGCTTTTATGGTGTGGAAATAGATAAACGTGAAAGTACATGGACTACTATAGAAGATATTGATTTTAGAAGTATGACGGTTATAGCTAATAAAGGTAAAGAAGGTCCTTGTATTGATAAAGGACAATCAGTAATATATAAAGGGCCATTTAAACATATTGAAGATGATGATAATCATATATTTGAGCGTGGAGAAAGAACTTTTGTATGTGAAAAAACATTTAATATATTACAACAAAATCCATATAAAGATGTGTTTGAATTTATCAATGAAAATGAAGAAGCTATTGATATAGAAGAATGCTGTGACACATCATGTGGTTGCTAAAAAATAATTAAAGGAGGTGTTAAAATGAAAAAAAATGCATTTAAAAAAGCTATTTCTAAATTAAAACCTAAAGAGCAAGCTTGTTGTTCCGTCGAAATTGAAGAAAATAAAGAGAGCAACAAAGAGAGCAACAAAGAGAATACAAGTAACGATCAAAAGAATAATAAAAGCTGTTGTTAATGGCGTATCATTAACAATAAATTAGGGAGCATAAAAGTATGCTTCCTTTTTTAATGGAGGTGCTGAAATGATTCAAAATTTAGTTGGCTTTACAGAAGAAGAACGTAAAAAAGCTATGGAAAGATATCATGTCCTTGAACCTTATTTAAAAAACTTAAAATCAGTTAGGGCAGTTAGCAAATCAGAAAAATACCAAATCGTACGCTTTATAATTGGAATAATAGATACAAAAATGATGGATTAGCTGGCCTAATAGATGCAACGAGAAAAGATAAACATCGAATTAAGACAGATAAAGATACTATTAGTTTTATTCAAAATGAGTATTTCAGTAACAGAGGAATTTCTATAACTTCTATATATCGGAAAACAAAACAGTGGTGTAACAATAAGAGACTCCCTGAACTTAGCTATTACCAAGTTTATAATATTATTAAGCGAATACCTGAAAATTTAAAAGCTTATTCAAAAATGAACTCAAAAAAGTATGCTGAAAAATACGATGGTATATATAGACGTGAGTGCCAACGTCCTAATGAAATTTGGCAAGCTGATCATACCATGTTGGATATAAAAGTATTAAATGAAAAGAATGAAATTGAAAGACTTTGATTAACAATCATTTTAGATGATTATAGCAAATCAATCGCAGGTTTCAGAATAGCGTTTGGAGCACCAGACACCGAAAGAACAGCACTTGTTCTAAGACAAGCAATATGGAAAAAAGGAAATTCAAAATGGCCAATTTGTGGCATACCAGAAAAATTCTATACTGATCATGGCAAAGACTATACCTCAGAACATATGCGACAAGTATCAGCTAACCTTAAAATAGAACTGATATATTCCAAAATAGGTATACCAAATGGCAGAGGAAAAATAAAACGTTTTTTCAAACAGTTAATTTAATGTTTCTTAAATTACTTCTTAGTTATACCAAAAATAAAAAATCAAGAAAACATCTTACCTTAAAAAGAACTTAATAATAAGTTTAAATACTTTATATTAAACAAATATCATTATCGTCAACATGGAACAACAAAAGAAAACCGATGCAAAAATGGAATCAACCAGACTTTCTCCCCCCATTACCTGAATCTAGAGAATTATTAGATTTACTATTATTAACTACAAGTAAACACAGAAAAATATACGGTGAAAACTTCATGTCCTAACGACATGCTATGCTTTCACCTTGAATAAAATATGTATTTAAAAGCAAGAGGGTAAGACATTGAAGATAATGATAGTGAATACTTAGTCTATCGCTGCCCTCATATGCACAATGTCTCAGCCTCGTACTTTTCTTTTATGAACTACATCGCGTCTAATACGGATGCGTATTATTTAAAAT is a window from the Staphylococcus sp. IVB6181 genome containing:
- a CDS encoding diglucosyl diacylglycerol synthase, with protein sequence MVTQNKKILIITGSFGNGHLQVTNSVVNQLNEMNLKHLSVIEHDLFLEAHPILTSICKKYYINSFKYFRNSYKRFYYSRPQDIDKCFYKYYGLNKLINLLIKEKPDLILLTFPTPVMSVLTEQFNMNIPIATVMTDYRLHKNWVTPHSSRYYVATEDLKQEFKTIGVPQDIIKVTGIPISEQFDEDIDKAAWMRKNHLDPNRPTILMSAGAFGVSKGFEAMISDILERSPETQVVMVCGKNKELRRSLKYQFKTNKNVLILGYTHHMNEWMASADLMVTKPGGITISEALARRVPMIFLDPAPGQELENAYYFEAKGMGKVADTTEEAIALITSLTQDETALKAMSARMQELKVKYPTYKLCRDLLHLLDESSQAEEIYGKVPLYAKLFLK
- the ltaA gene encoding lipoteichoic acid biosynthesis MFS flippase LtaA, giving the protein MQSSSSSKSNNNYKRNFIIMLFILFFMEFARGMFVLGYLPFLPTVSSVAVGVTSAAVSIHYISDAATNFVVGFLLKRFGAKPVLTLGFLLAFGSLFLVIWFPYNPIVLILSAILLGVASSPIWVIMLSSVRDESRGKQMGHVYFSWLFGLLAGMIGMLLIVKVHPTHFTFLMALVVLFAWILYYFVKIRLTNYKTRRLKEQLAQIKRVAHSNGVLFPGIILQGASISALVPILPTYATKVVKVSMVEYTAALIIGGVGCAISMLFLSKIIDHHGRKFMYSAIFTGFILYTLAIFSLSIITQIYIVWGVALFIGLMYGFLLPAWNTFMSKFIKKDEQEETWGVFNSIQGVGAMIGPLIGGMLYQFTNNLNMTFYFSGGVFVFLAVFYGIYFLRISKREQT
- a CDS encoding HEPN domain-containing protein translates to MHRRFTSKKGTTLVQRYKELLYRLDEPLQNYLRNCVNYHTSLNKDLKNYRNYHSHYFPSQQKPVYEQDTDDHIVEYVVQLLKAFILTHMGMPSNAIIQLLKATHL
- a CDS encoding helix-turn-helix transcriptional regulator, which produces MEVIKSSPNRTEEEQLDFYEQMFNALADKIRLKILHSIRQSDSKSLCVCDLEELLALKQSKLSYHLKKLVDANILIPEKHGTWNYYKINEQQIQVVLNEDTCCKIL
- a CDS encoding permease; translated protein: MVDSIMEFIKTFLMLFFELLLLFIVVSFIVSLIQQVVSEEKIKKLLSKPNKAVNYIFGMIIGAVTPFCSCSTIPILAGLLNSKVPFGPAMSFLIASPLMNPLKIFMLWALLGWKVAVVYFAVLAIFSILTGLVFSKINLAESYKGVNVKGDGFFANKSGSRFKQALNDAWAFLYPMLPYLLIGVFIGAFIYGFIPEEFITKYASGTGFISVFIASVIGVPMYIRPETMLPIAEALVSKGMSLGTVVALIIGGAGASIPEVVLLSKLFKKKFVISFVIAILVVAIATGLIVNMII
- a CDS encoding methyltransferase domain-containing protein, giving the protein MNQETSVISRYGNAAKNHEENLCCPVEYDTKYLKIIPDEIIEKDYGCGDPLGKIKEGDTVLDLGSGGGKVPYIVSQIVGETGEVIGVDMNDDMLHLAKKYQNQMIERIGYDNVSFYKGKIQNLKLNLEVLDSYLQEHPASDLDTYQSINQYIAYLENEMTMIKDNSIDVVISNCVLNLVSTEEKESLFKEIYRVLKDGGKAVISDIVSNMEVPEKLRQDKDLWSGCYSGAIEEKSFVEAFENVGFYGVEIDKRESTWTTIEDIDFRSMTVIANKGKEGPCIDKGQSVIYKGPFKHIEDDDNHIFERGERTFVCEKTFNILQQNPYKDVFEFINENEEAIDIEECCDTSCGC
- a CDS encoding transposase family protein; amino-acid sequence: MAFGAPDTERTALVLRQAIWKKGNSKWPICGIPEKFYTDHGKDYTSEHMRQVSANLKIELIYSKIGIPNGRGKIKRFFKQLI